The following proteins are co-located in the Pyxidicoccus xibeiensis genome:
- the lpxK gene encoding tetraacyldisaccharide 4'-kinase: protein MSTAPSSNAPTAIERVFYPPAPEPWGRRALLSPLTALSWTYAVAVTLRRALYDAGVLRAHRVEGLRVISVGNLNVGGTGKTPAVLHLAELLVREGRKVGILTRGYGRGSREPLTFIGTEPLPSVDEAGDEPLLLARRCPQARLFVGADRVAAAYRARDEFGLDTVLLDDGFQHRRLARDEDLVVVDESVGLGNGHMLPRGPLREPGSSLRRATLLWVRAAAVPGESQGALAGPLLPMASDIPRVRTNYRPTAWLSPSGEVHPTGALAGQPVLALAGLARPGGFLRTLQSLGTEVRDAALFPDHHRFTGEELRDVAARAARQGVRVVTTEKDAVRLPADFEAWVVRLGVEVLEGESHLRRALGLTDMPRDL from the coding sequence GTGAGCACCGCGCCATCCTCCAACGCCCCCACGGCCATCGAGCGGGTCTTCTACCCGCCGGCTCCCGAGCCCTGGGGACGCCGCGCGCTCCTGTCTCCGCTGACGGCCCTCTCGTGGACCTACGCGGTCGCGGTGACGCTGAGAAGGGCGCTCTACGACGCGGGTGTGCTGCGTGCCCACCGTGTGGAGGGCCTGCGCGTCATCTCCGTGGGCAACCTCAACGTGGGGGGGACGGGCAAGACGCCGGCGGTGCTCCACCTGGCGGAGCTGCTGGTCCGCGAGGGTCGCAAGGTGGGAATCCTCACGCGGGGCTACGGGCGGGGCTCGCGAGAGCCGCTGACCTTCATCGGAACGGAGCCCCTGCCCTCCGTGGATGAGGCGGGAGACGAACCGCTGCTGCTCGCGCGCCGGTGTCCCCAGGCGCGTCTGTTCGTGGGAGCGGACCGTGTGGCCGCGGCGTACCGGGCGCGCGACGAGTTCGGTCTGGACACGGTGCTGCTCGACGACGGCTTCCAGCACCGCCGGCTCGCCCGAGACGAGGACCTCGTCGTGGTGGACGAATCGGTAGGCCTCGGCAATGGCCACATGCTCCCGCGCGGTCCGTTGCGTGAGCCGGGTTCGTCTCTGCGCAGGGCCACGCTGCTGTGGGTGCGCGCGGCGGCCGTCCCTGGGGAATCGCAAGGAGCGCTGGCAGGCCCGCTCCTGCCCATGGCGTCCGATATCCCCCGGGTCCGCACGAACTACCGGCCCACGGCCTGGCTGTCTCCCTCGGGCGAGGTCCATCCCACGGGAGCACTGGCCGGGCAGCCGGTGCTCGCACTGGCAGGGCTCGCCCGGCCAGGGGGCTTCCTGCGGACGCTCCAGTCTCTCGGCACCGAGGTCCGCGACGCGGCGCTCTTCCCGGACCACCACCGCTTCACGGGGGAAGAGCTTCGTGACGTGGCCGCCCGAGCGGCGCGGCAGGGCGTGCGCGTGGTGACGACGGAGAAGGACGCGGTGCGCCTGCCCGCTGATTTCGAGGCATGGGTGGTGCGATTGGGGGTGGAGGTGCTGGAGGGCGAGTCCCACCTTCGCCGGGCGCTCGGGCTGACGGACATGCCGCGCGACTTGTGA
- a CDS encoding bifunctional heptose 7-phosphate kinase/heptose 1-phosphate adenyltransferase, translating to MAAVSPARSLSSPTRLPLTFARRRVLLVGDLVADHYIYGQTDRVSREAPVLIVRYESAEVKLGGGANVAANVRALSGQVTAVGALGVDEMGSALRRLFEEAGIRLHAVSGRGIETETKTRILAGGVSTTRQQMLRLDRGQRGALPPRMRKALAKQVEAAAKDADAVVVSDYGAGVLGEEVREVLRRLAGDGLPVCVDSRYALSSFAGLTVCKPNEPELEALAGRPVRTEADLLEAGHEAVRRLQCRALLVTRGRHGMTLFDAEGGVDHIPVYGAKAAVDVTGAGDTVIATFSLALAAGASFGEAARLANVAGSLVVQKPGTATVSRDELLEELRNAR from the coding sequence ATGGCCGCAGTCTCGCCCGCTCGCTCGTTGTCTTCGCCCACTCGCCTGCCACTCACCTTCGCGCGCCGTCGGGTGCTGCTGGTGGGGGACCTGGTCGCCGACCACTACATCTACGGACAGACGGACCGGGTCAGCCGTGAGGCGCCAGTCCTCATCGTTCGCTACGAGTCCGCGGAGGTGAAGCTGGGCGGCGGCGCCAACGTGGCGGCCAACGTCCGGGCGCTCTCCGGGCAGGTGACGGCGGTAGGCGCGCTGGGTGTCGACGAGATGGGCAGCGCGCTGCGCCGGTTGTTCGAGGAGGCCGGCATCCGGCTGCACGCGGTGAGCGGGCGCGGCATCGAGACGGAGACGAAGACGCGCATCCTCGCGGGCGGGGTGAGCACCACGCGCCAGCAGATGTTGCGACTGGACAGGGGGCAGCGGGGGGCGCTGCCACCCCGCATGCGCAAGGCGCTCGCGAAGCAGGTGGAGGCAGCGGCGAAGGATGCGGACGCGGTCGTGGTGTCCGACTACGGCGCGGGCGTGCTGGGTGAAGAGGTGCGCGAGGTGCTCCGGCGCCTGGCCGGTGACGGCCTGCCCGTCTGCGTGGACAGCCGCTATGCGCTGTCGTCCTTCGCGGGCCTGACGGTGTGCAAGCCCAACGAGCCGGAGCTGGAGGCGCTCGCCGGGCGTCCGGTGCGCACGGAGGCGGACCTGTTGGAAGCCGGGCACGAGGCGGTGCGAAGGCTGCAGTGCCGGGCCCTGCTGGTGACACGGGGCCGGCATGGCATGACGCTCTTCGACGCCGAGGGTGGGGTGGACCACATCCCCGTGTACGGCGCGAAGGCGGCGGTGGACGTGACGGGCGCGGGGGACACGGTGATTGCCACCTTCTCGCTGGCCCTGGCGGCGGGGGCCTCGTTCGGCGAGGCGGCACGGCTGGCGAACGTGGCGGGCTCGCTGGTGGTGCAGAAGCCGGGCACCGCGACAGTGTCTCGGGATGAGCTGCTGGAAGAGCTGAGGAACGCGCGATGA
- a CDS encoding 3-deoxy-D-manno-octulosonic acid transferase: MRLLYILATYVLFALLFPVLSLHRKTRHGLMQRLGFYGSEDLPTRGEGPVLWLHGASAGDLLALSPMFAPLRAHFPGCQLILSTMTDSGYAMAKGRLAKEIDGVVYVPYDLWGATRRAVRAIRPDLLVLEYTEIWPNLIRAAKRGGARVVMTNGRFSPANVGKYQWFFRLIGNPLKDLDLMLMRQEEEAARARSLGARPEWVRVTGNTKFDSQASGPVREDEALRGALGLEPGARVWIAGSTHEGEEEVLFGVYRRLRERWLDLRLVIAPRYVDRAARIVALGREVGLGVGLRSQGNPERAPVVVLDTIGELSRAYRLATVVFVGGSFTKRGGQNILEPAGQGKPVLYGPHMDNFRDSVELLTGHGGVQVSDGEALHAVLAELLASPERLESLGEQAQATVRRISGASERNAEAMTTLFPHGRPDPR, translated from the coding sequence ATGCGCCTCCTGTACATCCTCGCCACCTACGTGCTTTTCGCGTTGCTGTTCCCGGTGCTCTCGCTGCACCGGAAGACGCGTCATGGGCTGATGCAGCGGCTGGGCTTCTACGGCTCGGAGGACCTCCCCACGCGGGGCGAGGGCCCGGTGCTGTGGCTGCACGGCGCGAGCGCGGGAGACCTGCTGGCGCTGTCGCCGATGTTCGCTCCGCTGCGAGCGCACTTCCCAGGGTGCCAGCTCATCCTGTCGACGATGACGGACAGCGGCTACGCGATGGCGAAGGGCCGGCTGGCGAAGGAGATCGACGGGGTGGTGTACGTGCCCTACGACCTCTGGGGCGCGACGCGCAGGGCGGTGCGGGCCATCCGTCCGGACCTGCTGGTGCTGGAGTACACGGAGATCTGGCCCAACCTCATCCGGGCGGCGAAGCGGGGTGGGGCGCGGGTGGTGATGACGAACGGGCGGTTCTCCCCGGCGAACGTGGGGAAGTACCAGTGGTTCTTCCGCCTCATCGGCAACCCGCTGAAGGACCTGGACCTCATGCTGATGCGGCAGGAAGAGGAAGCCGCGCGGGCGCGGAGCCTGGGCGCGCGACCGGAGTGGGTCCGGGTGACGGGCAACACGAAGTTCGACTCCCAGGCCTCGGGGCCCGTGCGCGAGGACGAAGCGCTGCGGGGCGCCCTGGGCCTGGAGCCGGGCGCGCGCGTGTGGATTGCGGGGAGCACGCACGAGGGCGAAGAAGAGGTGTTGTTCGGAGTCTACCGGCGGCTGCGGGAGCGGTGGCTGGACCTGCGCCTGGTGATAGCTCCGAGGTACGTGGACCGTGCAGCGCGCATCGTGGCGCTCGGGCGTGAGGTGGGGCTGGGCGTGGGGCTGCGCTCGCAGGGCAATCCCGAGCGCGCGCCAGTGGTGGTGCTGGACACGATTGGCGAGCTGTCGAGGGCCTACCGGCTGGCGACGGTGGTGTTCGTGGGAGGCTCGTTCACGAAGCGGGGCGGGCAGAACATCCTGGAGCCCGCGGGGCAGGGGAAGCCGGTGCTGTACGGGCCGCACATGGACAACTTCCGGGACAGCGTGGAGCTGCTGACGGGACACGGCGGCGTGCAGGTATCGGACGGCGAGGCCCTGCACGCGGTGCTCGCGGAGTTGCTCGCGTCCCCGGAGCGGCTCGAGTCACTGGGGGAGCAGGCCCAGGCGACGGTGCGGCGCATCTCCGGAGCGAGCGAGAGGAACGCGGAGGCGATGACGACGCTCTTTCCGCACGGGAGGCCGGACCCACGATGA
- a CDS encoding glycosyltransferase family 4 protein, whose amino-acid sequence MTLIIHPHFHKRYTGVTRHVESVVPALTRDTGSETRVMGSGLNDGLPRITWPELLRRARTEPVVWHAHRNNELLAGMVLKLLGRQVKLVFTRHTSMAPTSFTRFLARGADALVSLTRQVAEVIALPSTVISHGIDLTRFHPPEDRDEAWRRLGQGGRYGVGVIGRIRKEKGQGDFLDAVRPLLPQHPEWKAVLVGLAKGPDLDWVNGLRAGLEDRVSLAGEQSVIEPWYQGLSVLVHPSYAEGYSLVHVEAMASGCCVVASKLPYLDTLIEHGRTGFFFEPGDVKALRELLAMLMREPERAREVGRNAAEEARRRCGVEHEARALGDLYRTLVER is encoded by the coding sequence ATGACGCTCATCATCCACCCGCACTTCCACAAGCGGTACACGGGGGTGACGCGCCACGTGGAGTCGGTGGTGCCCGCGCTGACCCGTGACACGGGCTCGGAGACGCGAGTCATGGGCTCGGGGCTGAACGACGGCCTCCCGAGAATCACCTGGCCCGAACTGCTCCGTCGTGCTCGCACGGAGCCAGTGGTCTGGCACGCGCACCGGAACAACGAGCTGCTGGCGGGCATGGTGCTGAAGCTGCTGGGCCGTCAGGTGAAGTTGGTCTTCACGAGGCACACCTCGATGGCGCCGACCAGCTTCACGCGCTTCCTTGCCCGGGGCGCGGATGCGCTCGTCTCGCTGACGCGGCAGGTGGCGGAGGTCATCGCGCTGCCCTCGACGGTCATCTCGCACGGCATCGACCTGACGCGCTTCCACCCGCCGGAGGACCGGGACGAAGCGTGGCGCCGGCTCGGCCAGGGCGGGCGCTACGGTGTGGGCGTCATCGGCCGCATCCGGAAGGAGAAGGGGCAGGGGGACTTCCTCGACGCGGTCCGTCCGCTGTTGCCGCAGCACCCGGAGTGGAAGGCGGTGCTGGTGGGGCTGGCGAAGGGGCCGGACCTGGACTGGGTGAACGGGCTGCGTGCGGGCCTCGAGGACCGGGTGTCGCTGGCGGGAGAGCAGTCCGTCATCGAGCCCTGGTACCAGGGGCTGAGCGTGCTGGTGCACCCGTCGTATGCGGAGGGGTACTCGCTGGTGCACGTGGAGGCGATGGCGTCAGGGTGCTGTGTGGTGGCGTCGAAGCTGCCGTACCTGGACACGCTCATCGAGCACGGGCGCACGGGCTTCTTCTTCGAGCCAGGGGACGTGAAGGCCCTGCGCGAGCTGCTGGCCATGCTGATGCGGGAGCCGGAGCGAGCCCGCGAGGTCGGGCGCAACGCGGCGGAGGAGGCGCGCCGTCGCTGTGGGGTAGAGCACGAGGCGCGGGCGCTGGGAGACCTGTACCGGACGTTGGTGGAGCGCTGA
- a CDS encoding Trm112 family protein, giving the protein MPPLEAVLKDVLGCPHCKGPLEVAESAMRSEVHCPRCHLTWPVEEGVPRMVPERTVSPLPPGE; this is encoded by the coding sequence ATGCCCCCATTGGAGGCAGTGCTGAAGGACGTGCTGGGCTGCCCGCACTGCAAGGGCCCACTCGAGGTGGCCGAGAGCGCAATGCGCTCGGAGGTCCACTGCCCGCGCTGTCACCTCACCTGGCCCGTGGAAGAGGGCGTCCCTCGGATGGTGCCCGAGCGGACCGTCTCTCCACTCCCTCCTGGCGAGTGA
- the gmk gene encoding guanylate kinase, producing the protein MNAPTILQPGLLLVLSAPSGAGKTTLAHRLLRETPDAVFSISVTTRRPRGNERDGVDYHFVDVATFQSKIEKGEFVEWAEVHHHFYGSPQSAVDDARARRSAAIFDIDVQGGQAIKRKHPDAVTIFILPPSMEELERRLRDRKTDSDETIRRRMLAARSEMERGIASYDYIVVNDDFERAYSELRSVVVAERCRRGRVDVSNLGLGVGG; encoded by the coding sequence ATGAACGCGCCCACCATCCTCCAGCCGGGTCTGTTGCTCGTCCTGTCCGCGCCCTCCGGGGCGGGGAAGACCACCCTCGCCCACCGACTCCTCAGGGAGACGCCGGACGCGGTCTTCTCCATCAGCGTCACCACCCGGCGTCCTCGCGGAAACGAGCGCGACGGGGTGGACTACCACTTCGTCGACGTCGCCACCTTCCAGTCGAAGATTGAAAAGGGCGAGTTCGTCGAGTGGGCCGAGGTCCACCACCACTTCTACGGCAGCCCCCAGTCGGCGGTGGATGACGCGAGGGCGCGCCGGAGTGCGGCCATCTTCGACATCGACGTGCAGGGCGGGCAGGCCATCAAGCGCAAGCACCCTGACGCGGTGACCATCTTCATCCTCCCGCCCTCCATGGAGGAGCTGGAGCGGCGGCTGAGGGACCGGAAGACGGACTCGGATGAGACCATCCGCCGCCGGATGCTGGCCGCCCGCTCGGAGATGGAGCGCGGAATCGCCTCGTATGACTACATCGTGGTGAACGACGACTTCGAGCGCGCCTACAGCGAGCTGCGCTCGGTGGTGGTGGCCGAGCGCTGCAGGCGCGGAAGGGTGGACGTGTCGAACCTGGGCCTGGGCGTCGGAGGCTGA
- a CDS encoding PHP domain-containing protein gives MSRVRTVVAKGVQGVLGLGLMLLGVAGLFAMPASCASYPVVPPVEGAPTWVRGAFHVHTTRSDGRGSPLEVARAAKVAGLDFVVLTDHNDFAPPAPTWAEGVLLVPGVEISTSSGHLVAFGMERRLEGMRQWMPPGDAVKAVAAAGGTSVLAHPVQRRNPWKDADSAREVPGFELYSADTFFRQAVRSPVSRLLPAVGAYLGNPGHGVMVLVSPEPEPGERFLELTRERPRIAFCAHDAHGLPSYEAVFESMAMYLPPERVPSPLPEDAREAAARVTRALGSGQALCSFRALGEPAGFALEGLDPERREARVGEVLRVRLPGAPEEGSVRVEVWGEGRLQPDGRSVELTGEGAVRVEVWARGPGRFLGTEWRPWIVPSPVRVLPRGPGI, from the coding sequence ATGAGCCGGGTCCGGACAGTGGTGGCGAAGGGAGTCCAGGGGGTGTTGGGCCTCGGGCTGATGTTGCTGGGCGTGGCGGGCCTCTTCGCGATGCCTGCCTCCTGTGCGAGCTATCCGGTGGTGCCGCCGGTGGAGGGCGCCCCCACCTGGGTGCGCGGCGCCTTCCACGTCCACACCACGCGCTCGGATGGACGGGGCTCGCCGCTGGAGGTGGCCCGCGCGGCGAAGGTGGCGGGCCTGGACTTCGTGGTGCTCACCGACCACAACGACTTCGCCCCGCCCGCGCCCACGTGGGCAGAGGGCGTGCTGCTGGTGCCCGGCGTGGAGATCTCCACCTCTTCGGGTCACCTCGTTGCATTCGGCATGGAGCGGCGGCTGGAGGGCATGCGCCAGTGGATGCCGCCAGGGGACGCGGTGAAGGCAGTGGCAGCGGCGGGAGGGACGTCGGTGCTCGCGCATCCGGTGCAGCGGCGCAATCCCTGGAAGGACGCGGACAGCGCGCGCGAGGTGCCGGGCTTCGAGCTGTACTCGGCGGACACCTTCTTCCGGCAGGCGGTGCGGAGTCCGGTGAGCCGGCTGCTGCCCGCTGTGGGCGCGTACCTGGGCAACCCGGGGCACGGGGTGATGGTGCTGGTCTCCCCGGAGCCGGAGCCCGGCGAGCGCTTCCTGGAGCTGACCCGAGAGCGGCCCCGAATCGCCTTCTGCGCCCACGACGCCCACGGGCTGCCGTCGTACGAGGCGGTCTTCGAATCCATGGCGATGTACCTGCCCCCGGAGCGCGTGCCTTCACCTCTGCCAGAGGACGCGCGCGAAGCCGCGGCGCGGGTGACGCGGGCGCTGGGAAGCGGGCAAGCGCTGTGTTCCTTCCGTGCGCTGGGCGAGCCAGCGGGCTTCGCGCTCGAGGGGTTGGACCCGGAGCGGCGGGAGGCCCGGGTGGGCGAGGTGCTGCGGGTGCGCCTGCCTGGCGCCCCGGAGGAGGGCTCCGTCCGGGTGGAGGTCTGGGGTGAGGGCCGGTTGCAGCCTGACGGGAGGTCGGTGGAGCTGACCGGAGAGGGGGCGGTGCGGGTGGAGGTGTGGGCCCGGGGGCCGGGGCGCTTCCTGGGGACGGAGTGGCGGCCATGGATAGTCCCGAGTCCCGTGCGCGTGCTGCCGCGCGGACCGGGCATCTGA
- a CDS encoding glycosyltransferase family 9 protein produces the protein MSWHKRLELWAKLALALVASALFWRPGRRRRPGSSLPVPRKVLLVRPDNRVGEALLTTPLLRTLKAHVHPAPEVHVLVHAKVARVMAGHPDADAVIAFDRRRLWLGPLAPGLQVLRRARYDVVVDCANWESPSVTSALVSRIAGPHAVVIGPDVWPVSRLHSLSVPARTDTRNEAVQRTHLLTPLTGGTMVRTLSFREPAVGPAIRTYLEANAGTASAVINPGGRLGPRRIPPQAFAAAARTLLEMGRVPIVTWGPGEEELARTVVDAAPGARMAPATNLDELAALMRAAGLTVCNNTGPMHLSVAVGAPTLAFFLRMDMERWGHAYAPHRMVDLTALVDGSGGQGLEARAADEVRDFAAALSHAGGR, from the coding sequence ATGTCCTGGCACAAGCGGCTCGAGTTGTGGGCGAAGCTGGCGCTGGCGCTCGTGGCGTCCGCCCTGTTCTGGCGCCCGGGCCGCAGACGCCGCCCTGGGAGTTCCCTGCCCGTCCCCCGGAAGGTGCTGCTCGTGCGGCCCGACAACCGCGTGGGCGAGGCGCTGCTCACCACCCCATTGCTCCGGACCCTCAAGGCGCACGTGCATCCCGCTCCGGAGGTCCACGTCCTCGTACATGCGAAGGTGGCGCGCGTGATGGCGGGCCATCCGGACGCGGACGCGGTCATCGCGTTCGACCGGCGCCGACTCTGGCTGGGCCCCCTGGCGCCCGGGCTCCAGGTCCTTCGTCGCGCCCGCTATGACGTCGTGGTGGACTGCGCCAACTGGGAATCCCCCTCGGTCACCAGCGCGCTCGTCTCGCGCATCGCCGGGCCGCATGCGGTGGTCATCGGTCCCGACGTGTGGCCGGTGTCCCGCCTCCACTCGCTGTCCGTGCCCGCCCGCACGGACACCCGGAACGAGGCCGTGCAGCGCACGCACCTGCTCACGCCCCTCACGGGCGGCACCATGGTCCGCACCCTGTCGTTCCGCGAGCCGGCCGTGGGTCCCGCCATCCGCACGTACCTGGAGGCGAACGCCGGCACCGCATCTGCGGTCATCAACCCCGGCGGACGCCTGGGTCCACGACGGATTCCGCCCCAGGCCTTCGCCGCCGCCGCCCGGACCCTGCTGGAGATGGGGCGCGTTCCCATCGTCACCTGGGGCCCTGGAGAGGAAGAGCTCGCCCGCACCGTGGTGGACGCCGCTCCAGGAGCCCGAATGGCCCCCGCCACCAACCTGGACGAGCTGGCGGCCCTCATGCGCGCCGCCGGCCTCACCGTCTGCAACAACACCGGCCCCATGCACCTCTCGGTGGCCGTGGGGGCTCCCACCCTGGCCTTCTTCCTCCGGATGGACATGGAGCGCTGGGGCCATGCCTATGCCCCCCACCGCATGGTGGACCTCACCGCGCTCGTGGATGGCTCGGGAGGACAGGGCCTGGAGGCTCGTGCTGCCGACGAGGTCCGGGACTTCGCCGCCGCGCTTTCCCACGCGGGCGGCCGGTAG
- a CDS encoding adenylyltransferase/cytidyltransferase family protein — protein sequence MNTMEKLQPLTRIAEERERWRAEGRTVALANGVFDLLHVGHVRYLEGARALADVLVVAVNSDASTRAYKGPGRPYIPEAERAELVAALACTDRVLIFDEPNVRGIIRALKPDVHVKGTDYTPDSIPEADEVRAYGGRTAVSGDPKDHSTTDLARRLGREGAK from the coding sequence ATGAACACCATGGAGAAGCTCCAGCCGCTCACGAGGATTGCCGAGGAGCGCGAGCGTTGGCGGGCCGAGGGCCGAACGGTGGCGCTGGCCAACGGCGTCTTCGACCTGCTGCACGTGGGCCACGTGCGCTATCTGGAGGGGGCTCGGGCGCTCGCGGACGTGCTGGTGGTGGCGGTGAACTCGGACGCTTCCACCCGGGCGTACAAGGGCCCGGGGCGCCCCTACATCCCCGAGGCCGAGCGGGCGGAGCTCGTGGCCGCGCTCGCCTGCACGGACCGGGTGCTCATCTTCGATGAGCCCAACGTGCGCGGCATCATCCGGGCCCTGAAGCCGGACGTGCACGTGAAGGGCACGGACTACACGCCGGACAGCATCCCCGAGGCGGACGAGGTTCGCGCCTACGGTGGCCGCACGGCGGTGTCGGGTGACCCGAAGGACCACAGCACCACGGACCTCGCCCGGCGTCTCGGCCGTGAGGGTGCGAAGTAG
- a CDS encoding glycosyltransferase, whose amino-acid sequence MRILHLLASPFFSGPAENVALLALAQREAGHEVTVAVDRRRKDVPAEEPAVPRFRELGLLDEGGLELSVKSPPWSMWRDLRQLKARKLDVVHSHFSHDHLLARWGRPRGAVLVRSLHAPRSLRASLPAADAYTVPASVLLPRLREKGRTAEVLPALVDPRFHLADDRQALRSELGLTGAPLLGMVSTFQPSRRHAVGVEAFALYRRERPQARLVLVGDGALLEATRRQVDQLGLSDAVTFAGYQQGEAFARWLRALDEVWLLGLGNDWSARAAAQARACGVRVVAVEEGALPDLADARVASPTPAAVVAAALSGQCAPVAHPSNARIAGAVLELYERVRQAR is encoded by the coding sequence ATGCGAATCCTCCACCTGCTGGCGAGTCCCTTCTTCAGCGGCCCCGCGGAGAACGTGGCGCTGCTGGCACTGGCGCAGCGCGAGGCCGGCCACGAGGTGACGGTGGCGGTGGACCGGCGGCGCAAGGACGTGCCGGCGGAGGAGCCCGCGGTGCCGCGCTTCCGGGAGCTCGGGCTGCTGGACGAGGGAGGCCTGGAGCTGTCGGTGAAGTCACCTCCCTGGTCGATGTGGCGCGACCTGCGCCAGCTGAAGGCGAGGAAGCTGGACGTGGTGCACTCGCACTTCAGCCACGACCACCTGCTCGCGAGGTGGGGCCGGCCCCGGGGGGCGGTGTTGGTGCGCTCGCTCCATGCGCCGCGCTCGCTGCGCGCCTCGCTGCCCGCGGCGGACGCCTACACGGTGCCGGCGAGCGTGCTGTTGCCCCGGCTGCGGGAGAAGGGGAGGACCGCTGAGGTCCTACCCGCACTGGTGGACCCACGGTTCCACCTGGCGGATGACCGGCAGGCGCTGCGAAGCGAGCTGGGGCTCACGGGGGCGCCGTTGCTCGGAATGGTCTCCACCTTCCAGCCCTCGCGGCGTCACGCGGTGGGCGTGGAGGCCTTCGCCCTGTACCGGAGGGAGCGGCCGCAGGCCCGGCTCGTCCTCGTGGGTGACGGTGCGCTGTTGGAGGCGACGCGGAGGCAGGTAGATCAGCTGGGCCTGTCGGACGCGGTGACGTTCGCGGGCTACCAGCAGGGAGAAGCCTTCGCGCGCTGGCTGAGGGCGCTGGACGAGGTGTGGCTGCTCGGCTTGGGCAACGACTGGAGCGCGAGGGCCGCAGCACAGGCCAGGGCGTGCGGAGTGCGGGTGGTGGCGGTGGAGGAGGGCGCCCTGCCTGACCTGGCCGATGCGCGAGTCGCCTCCCCTACGCCAGCCGCGGTGGTCGCCGCCGCGCTCTCCGGGCAGTGTGCCCCGGTGGCGCACCCTTCGAACGCCCGAATCGCCGGAGCCGTGCTCGAACTCTATGAACGGGTGAGGCAAGCCCGGTGA
- a CDS encoding YicC/YloC family endoribonuclease, with amino-acid sequence MLKSMTGFGAGRARVGDEEVSVELRSLNHKFCEVKARLPRELSSLEPVVTKQVKDRLARGSVELLVKRQAPTAAGTVPTVDMALAREYVRAFRELAKELGLVGEVAWSQVANQPGVVRLEEKVVDLESATQALQAALEQALTALEKMRLVEGEAIHADLDARLKLLEGWSQEVAHLAPRAVQEYQQRLTDRIAELARGVAVDPQRLAQEVALFAERTDIAEEVTRLASHLEQFRALMASSEPAGRRMDFLVQEMHREVNTTGSKSQHAEISARVVSMKAEVERIREQVQNVE; translated from the coding sequence ATGCTGAAGAGCATGACCGGGTTTGGAGCGGGCCGCGCGCGGGTGGGGGACGAGGAAGTCTCCGTCGAGCTGCGCTCGCTCAACCACAAGTTCTGTGAAGTGAAGGCGCGCCTGCCCAGAGAGCTCTCGTCGCTGGAGCCCGTGGTGACGAAGCAGGTGAAGGACAGGCTGGCCCGTGGCTCCGTAGAGCTGCTCGTGAAGCGGCAGGCGCCCACCGCGGCTGGCACCGTCCCCACCGTGGACATGGCACTCGCGCGCGAGTACGTGCGCGCCTTCCGAGAGCTCGCCAAGGAGCTGGGGCTGGTGGGAGAGGTCGCCTGGTCCCAGGTGGCCAACCAGCCTGGCGTCGTCCGCCTGGAGGAGAAGGTCGTGGACCTGGAGTCCGCGACCCAGGCGCTGCAGGCCGCCCTGGAGCAGGCGCTCACGGCGCTGGAGAAGATGCGCCTCGTCGAGGGCGAGGCCATCCACGCGGACCTCGATGCCCGGCTCAAGCTGCTGGAGGGCTGGAGCCAGGAGGTGGCGCACCTCGCACCGCGCGCCGTGCAGGAGTACCAGCAGCGGCTCACGGACCGTATCGCCGAGCTCGCGCGGGGCGTGGCAGTGGACCCCCAGCGCCTGGCGCAGGAGGTGGCCCTCTTCGCCGAGCGCACGGACATCGCCGAGGAGGTCACCCGCCTCGCCAGCCACCTCGAGCAGTTCCGAGCCCTCATGGCGAGCAGCGAGCCTGCTGGCCGCCGAATGGATTTCCTCGTGCAGGAGATGCACCGCGAGGTGAACACGACCGGCTCCAAGAGCCAGCACGCGGAGATCTCCGCGCGCGTGGTCTCGATGAAGGCCGAGGTCGAGCGCATCCGCGAACAGGTCCAGAACGTCGAATGA